Genomic window (Aricia agestis chromosome 15, ilAriAges1.1, whole genome shotgun sequence):
taaatactaATTAGGTTATGTACAATTTGTATACTTCTTGTGGCAAATAAAGTTATTATCAGCATTAAAAGTGCCTTAGTTATTGTcatattaatccttcgatcgtggattcttggaaatctattgttattctattatgTCTCGCTCGCCGATGAGCTTGTGGGGCTTGACGGGTTATGGATTAAATGTATCATaatctaataaaatatcaaaattaagtTACAATGGTGACCTCTCCATGGCTGGCTATTGAAGCTATTACATATCATCAGGCAATCAATTTGCTTGTTTCGAGGTCAGGtctataaatttaatatttttcatagGTCTTATAACGGAACCCAATAAGCGGTACACCCAAGTTGTGGAAAAACCATTCCACATCTCGCAGGCGGCCATGGACATATCCACCGGAGACAATGACCCCTGCCAAGTCATGGTCGTAGTGGAAGGCAAGAACTACCTTGTCTGCACACTACAGAAGAATAAATGCATCCAGGTGCCTCTGGATTTGTACTTCAAAACAGGAGACTCTGTTTCATTCTTGACAAATGGTAAGATGTTTTTGAGTACAATATAAGGGATAATTCATGTATAACATACAGTGGCTTATAATAAAACTGCTTTTTAATTGGTTCCATCTTGTAAATACTTCTCTTACTATAAACAGgaaattgcattaaaaaaaagtgataattatgtatgttaaaatatgattttgttTTATAGGCAAGTGCAATGTTCATTTGACGGGCTACCTGGATCCCGAGTTTGAGGATGAGCCTTCTGAAGAGGAAGACTCAGCTGAGGAAgaagaggaggaagaggaagaaTCTCCTCCAGCCAAGAATAAGAGGAAACTGGACAACAGCAATGAGGTCTCCGCCAGCAAAAAAGCCaaggtatgtttttttttatttataatattatttgtgaaATGAATATAATTACGTTATTTATGGTAAAACAACTGCAACAATTAGTTCAGGGGtccccaatctttttcagcctgcggatagatttataatattatttgtgaaATGAATATAATTACGTTATTTATGGTAAAACAACTGCAACAATTAGTTCAGGGGtccccaatctttttcagcctgcggatagataaacacctttaattattatagtcaggtaaataataaaatttaataaatatttgaatgtCTATCTGCttcacataattaatattaaaatttgattgtataatatttgtggtttcgggtaatgatggaggatcgactcacggcgccccagGCATGGCACACCAAGGTGCACACTGGGTACCTCTGAGTTAGTTGTTATGCATATGTTTTAAGTGTTTTCTGCGCATTGTAATAAATGGCCATAAGGGTCATTCAGGCGTGCGCGTTTTCAtgtagcgtttgggaaaacacgcgagGAAAACGTGCACTTCTGAACGCGCCTTAGGCTATTTTGTtacacatattttaaatttaatttcaatttagaaGGCTCTGAAGAAGGCTGAAGACAGTTCAGATGACTCAGATGAGGATGGTGAGGATCAGCTACAAAAGTTCTTGGACGGTGAGGACATTGATACCGACGAAAATGACGACTCTTTCAAAGTCAACACCTCCTTAGAAGAAGacaggtaaaatattttttaaaattataattgataTTTTGTCGTTTATCACCAACAGACTTAATTATTCTATGGGGCTATAGTAAGTTTCATCTCATCCATTTGTTCATGTCATACTTTGCCTAATTTTTAGAACAtcttcaattaaaaataataataaatgtttttctGACTAATTGTTTGTTTTAGTAAAGAtcatgttttttattatttattgtcaaCAGTGATGAGGAATCTGATGTggaagaggaagcggaagaCGAGGAGGAAGACGAAGATGATGATGACTCAGATAAAGCCGATACGAGTATGGACACAAGCAAGGAGGAGACCGTTGATATGTCCAAGTTGACCAAGTCACAGAAGAAACGGCTAAAGAAGAAGCAGAAGGAGCAACAGAAACAACAACAGCAGCCTCAGACAAATGGAATAGCCAAGGTATGtgactttttttataatttcctcaCTAGATGGTGTCTGCAACCTTGTTGCTAAAAATTCATATATCATGAAAACCtaaatttttttgggataaaaattattGGGTACATTTCTTGGGACTCAAAAGAATCTCTattctccatactaaatttcatcaaaatagatttagCAGTTTTTATTTTGGTCGAATACTTTTAAGTATGTATTGGGAACATAGTATTTAGTATGATTTCATATTTAATGtaatacatttatattatagaaaGAAAAGCCAGCTGACAAGGcagagaagaaaaaagaaaagaaacaagAACAGAAGAAAGATGTGGAAGGCGGTgacaaaaaggaaaaaaaatcattgaGTGGTGGAGTCTTCATCGAGGACTTGAAAGTTGGCGCAGGTCCTGCGGCGAAGCCTGGCAAAACTGTCAtggtaattatatatttattttagtatgtTTTATTAAGTTACTGAATCTTGTTGTGTTTCGGATGTACAAGAATCTCAAGTGCAATGcattacaatttaatttttaaaatacatgCAATAAACTGTTAGgatattatttaacataatttccttattaaaatattgaaatcatTTTCCTATAGCATAAGAGAAAACAAGATAGAGATTGCTTgtcttgaaataaataaattgtgataGGCCAATGTAGTTTGCAATAGCAATATATCTTGTCATCAATTCGTAAATTAAGTTTCTGAATAAATCAATTTACATTGTGGGCTTcaaaccagcggggctaaaatggtcgctttggagaatcatagactcataataatattatgattcattttttgaaaatcgcaAAAttgtcactctgcttgcaattcagaCGCACAATTGGTACTATTaatttgacaattcattttctgaattgatttgagaggaattgcataatgtgaccattttagtcccGCTGAAGGGTGTGTAAGCGATACTTTTCAGGAAGCAACACGAATTTAATActgtaattttttgtttaactcATCGCTACAACTGAAAATTTGCATGCCGTGTCTATGAAAGTACTAGTATTCCAAAACTCCCAATATTGTACTTAGATTGAAGCCCGCGTCGTGTATAATAATACAACTACATTATAAGATATTGATTTCAGGTATACTACGAAGGTAGATTGAAACAGAACAACAAGATGTTCGACAACTGCCTCAAGGGGCCAGGATTCAAGTTCAAGCTGGGAGCCAAGGAGGTCATCTCGGGGTGGGACATCGGAGTAGCCGGCATGAAGGTCGGAGGCAAGAGGAAAATCATCTGTCCACCTGCTATGGCGTAAGTTTGCTCTTCCTACAGTAACACAGTTTGTTTTCCTGTGGTGTTTCCCCTCTTGTTTGGACATTAATTGTcaacaatttggctgtctcccgctttgcttgggcaGGGTTATtagatatctcctactcctacctttcttctgattaatttcattGCGGGTCC
Coding sequences:
- the LOC121734060 gene encoding 46 kDa FK506-binding nuclear protein isoform X1, with the translated sequence MFWGLITEPNKRYTQVVEKPFHISQAAMDISTGDNDPCQVMVVVEGKNYLVCTLQKNKCIQVPLDLYFKTGDSVSFLTNGKCNVHLTGYLDPEFEDEPSEEEDSAEEEEEEEEESPPAKNKRKLDNSNEVSASKKAKKALKKAEDSSDDSDEDGEDQLQKFLDGEDIDTDENDDSFKVNTSLEEDSDEESDVEEEAEDEEEDEDDDDSDKADTSMDTSKEETVDMSKLTKSQKKRLKKKQKEQQKQQQQPQTNGIAKKEKPADKAEKKKEKKQEQKKDVEGGDKKEKKSLSGGVFIEDLKVGAGPAAKPGKTVMVYYEGRLKQNNKMFDNCLKGPGFKFKLGAKEVISGWDIGVAGMKVGGKRKIICPPAMAYGAKGSPPVIPPNSTLVFEVELKNVK
- the LOC121734060 gene encoding 46 kDa FK506-binding nuclear protein isoform X2; the protein is MFWGLITEPNKRYTQVVEKPFHISQAAMDISTGDNDPCQVMVVVEGKNYLVCTLQKNKCIQVPLDLYFKTGDSVSFLTNGKCNVHLTGYLDPEFEDEPSEEEDSAEEEEEEEEESPPAKNKRKLDNSNEVSASKKAKALKKAEDSSDDSDEDGEDQLQKFLDGEDIDTDENDDSFKVNTSLEEDSDEESDVEEEAEDEEEDEDDDDSDKADTSMDTSKEETVDMSKLTKSQKKRLKKKQKEQQKQQQQPQTNGIAKKEKPADKAEKKKEKKQEQKKDVEGGDKKEKKSLSGGVFIEDLKVGAGPAAKPGKTVMVYYEGRLKQNNKMFDNCLKGPGFKFKLGAKEVISGWDIGVAGMKVGGKRKIICPPAMAYGAKGSPPVIPPNSTLVFEVELKNVK